From a single Miscanthus floridulus cultivar M001 chromosome 8, ASM1932011v1, whole genome shotgun sequence genomic region:
- the LOC136473761 gene encoding myb family transcription factor MOF1-like isoform X1 produces MGGAGGGRNGVATRRYSRSKVPRLRWTSELHRNFVRAVDCLGGQDKATPKLILQLMDVRGLTIAHVKSHLQMYRSSGHDIRKREVQPRLGHLKHSFAIDEGGPKEFICPPMKRAEAGPEAAATATHESMQGNSDMGAPGTRRCGDDYTRTIPMGSSRRTTDGLGGWQWQRDAARAATATSTLRDLGFWVRGTEEPFKVRQSGRPIANRLSPVVRQPSSKEIKCENGRFLCGTAAIRDESARRRSPSRPSASSIDPKAVAAVSWPSEEGGCILPPLSSWTSLSACSGPSGSCIFARQRRVNLDLSLSICGS; encoded by the exons ATGGGTGGCGCCGGCGGTGGGAGGAACGGGGTGGCGACGAGGCGGTACAGCAGGTCCAAGGTGCCCAGGCTCAGGTGGACCAGCGAGCTCCATCGGAACTTCGTCCGAGCCGTCGACTGCCTCGGTGGCCAGGACA AAGCTACTCCTAAGCTAATTCTTCAGCTCATGGATGTCAGAGGGCTTACCATTGCTCATGTCAAGAGCCACCTTCAG ATGTACAGAAGTTCAGGACATGACATTAGAAAGAGAG AGGTGCAACCACGGCTAGGACATCTGAAGCATTCATTCGCCATTGATGAGGGAGGCCCCAAGGAATTCATCTGCCCACCCATgaaaag GGCAGAGGCAGGGCCAGAAGCTGCAGCCACGGCCACGCACGAAAGCATGCAGGGGAACAGTGACATGGGGGCTCCTGGCACCCGGCGCTGCGGCGATGATTACACGCGAACGATTCCCATGGGCAGCAGCAGGAGGACAACCGACGGCCTCGGCGGATGGCAGTGGCAGAGGGATGCCGCTCGTGCTGCCACAGCCACTTCCACCCTGCGAGATCTGGGATTTTGGGTGCGAGGAACCGAGGAGCCCTTCAAGGTACGGCAG AGTGGCAGGCCCATAGCGAATCGTCTCAGCCCTGTGGTGAGGCAGCCATCTTCCAAGGAGATCAAGTGCGAAAACGGACGCTTCTTGTGTGGCACTGCTGCGATTAGAGACGAATCGGCCAGGAGACGTTCACCGTCGCGACCGTCGGCCTCCTCCATCGACCCAAAAGCTGTGGCCGCTGTCTCCTGGCCCAGTGAAGAAGGCGGCTGCATCCTCCCGCCGTTGTCGTCGTGGACCAGCTTGAGTGCATGCTCAGGGCCGTCAGGCAGCTGCATATTCGCCAGGCAGAGAAGAGTTAACTTGGACCTGTCCCtgtccatatgtggatcatag
- the LOC136473761 gene encoding myb family transcription factor MOF1-like isoform X2 encodes MGGAGGGRNGVATRRYSRSKVPRLRWTSELHRNFVRAVDCLGGQDKATPKLILQLMDVRGLTIAHVKSHLQMYRSSGHDIRKREVQPRLGHLKHSFAIDEGGPKEFICPPMKRAEAGPEAAATATHESMQGNSDMGAPGTRRCGDDYTRTIPMGSSRRTTDGLGGWQWQRDAARAATATSTLRDLGFWVRGTEEPFKSGRPIANRLSPVVRQPSSKEIKCENGRFLCGTAAIRDESARRRSPSRPSASSIDPKAVAAVSWPSEEGGCILPPLSSWTSLSACSGPSGSCIFARQRRVNLDLSLSICGS; translated from the exons ATGGGTGGCGCCGGCGGTGGGAGGAACGGGGTGGCGACGAGGCGGTACAGCAGGTCCAAGGTGCCCAGGCTCAGGTGGACCAGCGAGCTCCATCGGAACTTCGTCCGAGCCGTCGACTGCCTCGGTGGCCAGGACA AAGCTACTCCTAAGCTAATTCTTCAGCTCATGGATGTCAGAGGGCTTACCATTGCTCATGTCAAGAGCCACCTTCAG ATGTACAGAAGTTCAGGACATGACATTAGAAAGAGAG AGGTGCAACCACGGCTAGGACATCTGAAGCATTCATTCGCCATTGATGAGGGAGGCCCCAAGGAATTCATCTGCCCACCCATgaaaag GGCAGAGGCAGGGCCAGAAGCTGCAGCCACGGCCACGCACGAAAGCATGCAGGGGAACAGTGACATGGGGGCTCCTGGCACCCGGCGCTGCGGCGATGATTACACGCGAACGATTCCCATGGGCAGCAGCAGGAGGACAACCGACGGCCTCGGCGGATGGCAGTGGCAGAGGGATGCCGCTCGTGCTGCCACAGCCACTTCCACCCTGCGAGATCTGGGATTTTGGGTGCGAGGAACCGAGGAGCCCTTCAAG AGTGGCAGGCCCATAGCGAATCGTCTCAGCCCTGTGGTGAGGCAGCCATCTTCCAAGGAGATCAAGTGCGAAAACGGACGCTTCTTGTGTGGCACTGCTGCGATTAGAGACGAATCGGCCAGGAGACGTTCACCGTCGCGACCGTCGGCCTCCTCCATCGACCCAAAAGCTGTGGCCGCTGTCTCCTGGCCCAGTGAAGAAGGCGGCTGCATCCTCCCGCCGTTGTCGTCGTGGACCAGCTTGAGTGCATGCTCAGGGCCGTCAGGCAGCTGCATATTCGCCAGGCAGAGAAGAGTTAACTTGGACCTGTCCCtgtccatatgtggatcatag